One part of the Bradyrhizobium sp. CB1650 genome encodes these proteins:
- a CDS encoding YciI family protein yields MLFAIHALDRAGALPTRLANYDAHKAFLSDTSRFGVKIVMSGPLVSDDGQTMIGSLFLIEAPGRAEVEAFNQADPFAAAGIWDKVTITGFLRRQG; encoded by the coding sequence ATGCTGTTTGCAATTCACGCGCTCGACCGCGCCGGCGCGCTGCCAACCCGGCTCGCCAACTACGACGCTCACAAGGCCTTCCTGAGCGACACCTCGCGCTTTGGCGTCAAGATCGTGATGTCGGGCCCCCTCGTCTCGGACGACGGCCAGACCATGATCGGCAGCCTGTTCCTGATCGAGGCCCCCGGCCGCGCCGAGGTCGAAGCGTTCAACCAGGCCGATCCCTTCGCCGCCGCAGGTATCTGGGACAAGGTCACGATCACCGGCTTCCTGCGCCGCCAAGGTTAA
- a CDS encoding ABC transporter ATP-binding protein — MALLEVENLQTHFRTPGGINRAVDGVSFHVNEGETLAIVGESGCGKSVTSMSLMRLIPEPPGKIAGTIRFAGRDLLQLPDREMRAIRGNDVSMIFQEPMTSLNPVLTVGRQIRETLMMHQGLDKQAAEARAIEMLTLVGIPEPKRRVREYPHQLSGGMRQRVMIAIALACNPKLLIADEPTTALDVTIQAQILKLMLDLKRRVGAAIILITHDLGVVAEIAERVMVMYAGRKVEEAPVAELFRAPRHPYTQGLLGAVPRLGSSLSGTSKRLAEIPGQVPDLRKPITGCVFAGRCPLVTDLCRQYAPGLEEKGPRHIAACHYAAKGAAAA; from the coding sequence ATGGCGCTGCTCGAAGTCGAGAATCTGCAAACCCACTTCCGCACGCCCGGCGGCATCAACCGCGCGGTCGACGGCGTGTCGTTCCACGTCAACGAGGGCGAAACGCTGGCGATCGTCGGCGAGTCCGGCTGCGGCAAGTCGGTGACCTCGATGTCGCTGATGCGGCTGATCCCGGAGCCGCCGGGCAAGATCGCGGGCACCATCCGCTTCGCAGGCAGAGATCTCCTGCAATTGCCCGACCGCGAGATGCGCGCCATTCGCGGCAACGACGTCTCGATGATCTTCCAGGAGCCGATGACGAGCCTCAATCCGGTTTTGACCGTCGGCCGGCAGATCCGCGAGACGCTGATGATGCATCAGGGCCTCGACAAGCAGGCGGCCGAGGCGCGTGCGATCGAGATGCTCACCCTTGTCGGCATCCCGGAGCCGAAGCGGCGCGTGCGCGAATATCCGCACCAGCTCTCCGGCGGCATGCGCCAGCGCGTGATGATCGCGATCGCACTCGCGTGCAATCCAAAGCTCCTGATCGCGGATGAGCCGACCACCGCGCTCGACGTGACGATCCAGGCGCAGATCCTGAAATTGATGCTGGATCTCAAGCGCCGGGTCGGAGCGGCGATCATCCTGATCACCCACGATCTCGGCGTCGTCGCCGAGATCGCCGAGCGTGTCATGGTCATGTATGCCGGCCGCAAGGTCGAGGAGGCGCCGGTGGCCGAGCTGTTCCGCGCGCCGCGTCATCCCTACACGCAAGGCCTGCTCGGCGCGGTGCCGAGGCTCGGTTCCTCGCTCTCCGGGACCTCGAAACGGCTGGCCGAGATTCCCGGGCAGGTACCCGATTTGCGCAAGCCGATCACCGGCTGCGTCTTTGCCGGACGCTGCCCGCTGGTGACCGATCTTTGTCGTCAGTATGCGCCGGGCCTCGAAGAGAAGGGGCCTCGACATATCGCCGCCTGCCACTACGCCGCCAAAGGAGCCGCCGCGGCATGA
- a CDS encoding dipeptide ABC transporter ATP-binding protein, with amino-acid sequence MSPPLLQVNDLKKHFPVRAGLFGRRSERVYAVDGVSFEIERGETLSLVGESGCGKSTVGRAILRLFDVTAGQVILDGQRIDDASPRALRQMRRRVQVVFQDPFSSLNPRMRVRDILAEPIRNFGLAKSAADLDARVARLMDTVRLPREALNRRPHEFSGGQRQRIGIARALAAEPELIVCDEAVSALDVSVKAQIVNLLQDLQREFGLALLFISHDLAIVEHMTHRVAVMYLGRIVELAPKNEIFAAPRHPYTQALLSAVPLPEPGASRHPIILRGDVPSPINPPSGCRFHTRCPFAFDRCRTEEPQLRATGNNQWVACHLDEPPQGLNLGGAGSR; translated from the coding sequence ATGAGTCCTCCACTGCTCCAGGTCAATGATCTCAAGAAGCACTTTCCGGTGCGCGCCGGCCTGTTCGGCCGCAGGTCTGAACGGGTCTACGCGGTGGACGGGGTGTCCTTCGAGATCGAGCGCGGCGAGACGCTGTCGCTCGTGGGCGAATCCGGCTGCGGCAAGTCGACGGTCGGGCGCGCCATCCTGCGCCTGTTCGACGTCACGGCCGGCCAGGTGATCCTCGATGGCCAGCGCATCGATGACGCCTCGCCGCGCGCCTTGCGTCAGATGCGGCGCCGCGTGCAGGTCGTGTTCCAGGATCCGTTCTCGAGCCTCAATCCGCGCATGCGCGTGCGCGACATCCTGGCCGAGCCGATCCGCAATTTCGGCCTCGCCAAATCCGCAGCCGATCTCGATGCGCGCGTGGCAAGGCTGATGGACACTGTGCGGCTGCCGCGCGAGGCGCTGAACCGAAGGCCGCACGAATTCTCCGGCGGCCAGCGTCAGCGCATCGGCATTGCGCGGGCGCTCGCGGCCGAGCCCGAGCTGATCGTCTGCGACGAGGCGGTCTCCGCGCTCGACGTCTCGGTCAAGGCGCAGATCGTCAACCTGTTGCAAGACCTCCAGCGCGAGTTCGGCCTCGCGCTGCTCTTCATCAGCCATGATCTGGCGATCGTCGAGCACATGACCCATCGCGTCGCGGTGATGTATCTCGGCAGGATCGTCGAACTGGCGCCGAAGAATGAAATCTTCGCCGCGCCAAGGCATCCCTACACCCAGGCGCTGCTGTCGGCGGTGCCGCTTCCCGAGCCCGGAGCGTCGCGCCACCCCATCATCCTCCGTGGCGACGTGCCGAGCCCCATCAACCCGCCGAGCGGATGCCGCTTCCACACCCGCTGCCCGTTCGCTTTCGATCGCTGCCGGACCGAGGAGCCGCAGCTCCGCGCCACTGGAAACAATCAATGGGTGGCGTGCCACCTCGACGAGCCGCCGCAGGGGCTTAACCTTGGCGGCGCAGGAAGCCGGTGA
- a CDS encoding sugar ABC transporter substrate-binding protein yields MRQQKLGYLALPLLMAAAFTTQARADGETIAVFTKNQTNPYFQTVRVGADVAAKAMNAKTLHYIPTKPDSIPEQLSQIEDVVVKKPSSIVFIPVDYKAMVPGVEKINDAKIPVVNITDRSAGGKFVSFIGADDYSLGLETARHLLKTLGGKGNIVIIEGVKGSLTNVDRIRGFNDAIKENPGAKLLASQPGNYQRLQALQVMENLMQSNSQIDGVLAANDAMAVGAIEALDGANRKAQVIGINGTKEAIDAIKSGKLLASGDYNGFAQGCLGTMMAIRSLRDQPIINEIVLKPTVITKDNYKPFDVPLEQRNCPTFEEAGKLGGK; encoded by the coding sequence ATGAGACAGCAGAAACTGGGCTACCTCGCACTGCCGCTTCTGATGGCGGCCGCGTTCACCACGCAGGCCCGCGCCGACGGCGAGACCATCGCCGTCTTCACCAAGAACCAGACCAATCCCTATTTCCAGACCGTGCGGGTCGGCGCCGACGTCGCGGCCAAGGCGATGAACGCCAAGACGCTGCACTACATTCCGACCAAGCCGGACTCGATCCCCGAGCAGCTCAGCCAGATCGAGGATGTCGTGGTGAAGAAGCCGAGCTCGATCGTCTTCATCCCCGTCGACTACAAGGCCATGGTGCCAGGCGTCGAGAAGATCAACGACGCAAAGATCCCGGTGGTCAACATCACCGACCGCTCCGCCGGCGGCAAGTTCGTCTCCTTCATCGGCGCCGACGATTACAGCCTCGGTCTCGAGACCGCGCGTCATCTGCTGAAGACGCTCGGCGGCAAGGGCAACATCGTCATCATCGAGGGCGTCAAGGGCTCGCTGACCAATGTCGACCGTATCAGAGGCTTCAACGACGCCATCAAGGAGAATCCGGGCGCCAAGCTCTTGGCCTCGCAGCCGGGCAACTACCAGCGGCTCCAGGCGCTCCAGGTCATGGAAAATCTGATGCAGTCGAATTCGCAGATCGACGGCGTGCTCGCCGCCAACGACGCCATGGCTGTCGGTGCGATCGAGGCGCTCGACGGTGCCAACCGCAAGGCGCAGGTGATCGGCATCAACGGCACCAAGGAAGCGATCGATGCCATCAAGTCGGGCAAGCTGCTCGCGAGCGGCGACTACAACGGCTTTGCGCAAGGCTGCCTCGGCACCATGATGGCGATCCGTTCCCTGCGCGACCAGCCGATCATCAACGAGATCGTGCTGAAGCCGACCGTCATCACAAAGGACAACTACAAGCCGTTCGACGTTCCGCTGGAGCAGCGGAATTGCCCGACCTTCGAGGAGGCCGGCAAGCTCGGCGGCAAATAG
- a CDS encoding ABC transporter permease — protein MLSYILRRIVATLPVMAIVALFVFSLLYIAPGDPAVVIAGDQASPEDVERIRQSLGLDRPFLIQFGDWVWRILHGDLGTSIFTNLPVSAMIAQRLGPTLSLMTVTLLLTIVVAVPLGVVAAWKAGSLIDRAIMAFAVFGFSLPVFVVGYMLAYIFALELEWLPVQGYTPLAEGFWPWLENLILPAIALGCVYIALVARITRAAMLEVLQQDYIRTARAKGLGQGGILFIHALKNAAVPIVTVIGIGIALLIGGAVVTESVFAIPGLGRLTVDAILRRDYPVIQGIVLLFSFVYVLVNLLIDVTYTLVDPRIRY, from the coding sequence ATGCTCTCTTATATCCTCCGGCGCATCGTCGCGACCTTGCCGGTGATGGCGATCGTCGCGCTGTTCGTGTTCAGCCTGCTCTACATCGCGCCGGGCGATCCGGCCGTGGTGATCGCGGGCGATCAGGCGAGCCCCGAGGATGTGGAGCGCATCCGCCAGAGCCTCGGCCTCGATCGTCCGTTCCTGATCCAGTTTGGCGACTGGGTCTGGCGCATCCTGCACGGCGATCTCGGCACCTCGATCTTCACCAACCTGCCGGTCTCCGCGATGATCGCGCAGCGTCTCGGACCGACGCTGTCGCTGATGACCGTCACCCTCCTGCTCACGATCGTGGTCGCGGTGCCGCTCGGAGTGGTGGCGGCGTGGAAGGCGGGAAGCCTGATCGACCGCGCCATCATGGCGTTCGCCGTGTTCGGCTTCTCGCTGCCCGTCTTCGTGGTCGGCTACATGCTCGCCTACATCTTCGCGCTCGAGCTCGAATGGCTTCCGGTCCAGGGCTACACGCCGCTCGCCGAGGGTTTTTGGCCGTGGCTGGAGAATTTGATCCTGCCGGCGATCGCGCTCGGCTGCGTCTATATCGCGCTGGTCGCGCGGATCACGCGCGCTGCCATGCTCGAAGTGCTGCAGCAGGATTATATCCGCACCGCGCGCGCCAAGGGACTGGGGCAGGGTGGTATCCTGTTCATTCACGCACTGAAGAACGCGGCGGTGCCGATCGTGACCGTGATCGGGATCGGCATCGCGCTCCTGATCGGCGGCGCGGTCGTGACCGAAAGCGTGTTCGCGATTCCCGGCCTCGGTCGGCTCACGGTGGATGCGATCCTGCGGCGCGACTATCCCGTCATCCAGGGCATCGTGCTGCTGTTCAGCTTCGTCTACGTGCTGGTCAACCTGTTGATCGACGTCACCTACACCCTGGTCGACCCGAGGATCCGCTATTGA
- a CDS encoding ABC transporter permease codes for MTDTTATTQPLPAGLVIAPQLPELLQPVRIRRGIVGFLRGHPTVAIGGALLIVLILIGIFAPYLGTVDPTALAPAKRTRAPSADFWFGTDVLGRDVYSRVLFGARVSLTVGLSVAIFASFAGLAIGVVSGFVRWADGILMRFMDGLMAIPPILLAIALMALTRGSVGNVILAITIAEIPRVSRLVRSVVLSLREQPYVDAAVACGTRTPMIILRHILPNTLAPMLVQATYICASAMITEAILSFIGAGTPPTVPSWGNIMAEGRALWQVKPYIVFFPAAFLSVTVLAVNLLGDGLRDALDPRMAKRL; via the coding sequence TTGACCGATACGACCGCCACAACGCAGCCGCTTCCGGCCGGACTCGTCATCGCACCGCAACTGCCGGAGCTGCTCCAGCCGGTCAGGATCCGGCGCGGCATCGTCGGCTTTCTGCGCGGCCATCCGACGGTCGCGATCGGCGGCGCGCTGCTCATTGTGCTTATCCTTATCGGGATCTTCGCGCCTTATCTTGGAACCGTCGATCCGACCGCGCTCGCCCCCGCCAAGCGCACGCGCGCGCCGTCGGCCGATTTCTGGTTCGGCACCGACGTGCTCGGCCGCGACGTCTACTCGCGCGTGCTCTTTGGTGCGCGCGTCTCGCTGACGGTCGGTCTCTCCGTGGCGATATTTGCTTCGTTCGCCGGCCTTGCGATCGGCGTCGTGTCCGGCTTCGTGCGCTGGGCCGACGGCATCCTGATGCGGTTCATGGACGGGTTGATGGCGATTCCGCCGATCCTGCTGGCGATTGCGCTGATGGCGTTGACGCGCGGCAGCGTCGGCAACGTCATCCTGGCCATCACCATCGCCGAGATCCCGCGGGTCTCGCGCCTCGTGCGCAGCGTGGTGCTGTCGCTGCGCGAGCAGCCTTATGTGGATGCGGCGGTGGCCTGCGGCACGCGTACGCCGATGATCATCCTGCGCCATATCCTGCCAAATACGCTCGCGCCGATGCTGGTCCAGGCGACCTATATCTGCGCCAGCGCCATGATCACGGAGGCGATCCTGTCCTTCATCGGCGCCGGCACGCCGCCCACCGTTCCGTCCTGGGGCAACATCATGGCCGAGGGCCGCGCGCTGTGGCAGGTCAAGCCGTACATCGTATTCTTTCCCGCGGCCTTTCTGTCCGTGACCGTGCTCGCCGTGAACCTGCTCGGCGACGGCCTTCGTGATGCGCTCGATCCGCGCATGGCCAAGCGTCTCTAG